The nucleotide sequence AATACTCCGCCGTGAGTTTAGACGCACGCCCCGTTTTTGGTGTCTGCAACACTTTTGCAACACTTTGTTCATTTGGCACGATTGCAATGAAATTTGCTTTCATGCGTAGAATTTAATGCAATGGCATCGGTAAATCAAGTGTGAAATGCACTTTTCTTAAAGTCTTGTACAATGGTGTCCAATCATGGAAAAGCCTATAATAATCAAACTACGGATCAGAAGGTTCTGGGTTCAACTCCCGGCGGGTGCACCATTTAAAATACTTCGGTAAAATAGGGCTAAAACAGCACTTCACCAGCGGGAATGCCACACCAAAATTACACGAAAATCACACCAGTAGGGGCAGTGCCGTAGTGTGTTTTGGATGAAACTTTTTTTGTAATATACTGAAAATGAGTTAGTTAGGATTGCGGCGTTGGTTGCTGACCGTGCCAACGCACGTGGGGAAAGTCGTGTGGTTTTGAGAAATGTATGTTTTTTGTGTCAAAAACGATTTTATCACACAATTTGTGTAAAAAATGTGAAAAATTGATTTTTTGACACAAGGGCATAAACCCGAAGATCGAAACCCGAAATCCGAAAGAAATCCGAATGCCGAAGACCGAAACGTAGCCCGACAAACACGCGGAATACGCGAATGGGAATAAATCCGAAGGACGAGAACTGAAACTCGAACTGCGGGAATTGTGATGTTTTTGTGATGAAATGATTTTTTGATCATAAAATGTGATAAAATTGTGATGAAATGAATTTTTTATCACAAGGCCATGCCGACTTTTGCAGAAAAATCCGGAACCAGAATATGGCAAAAAATATTGAACAGAAAATGCCAACCCGCCAATGACGCCAATTGACGCGAAAGGGAACCGCCATTTCGGAGTTCGAAATTCGGGCTTCGGACTTATATTTATGTCATTCATGGGAGCAGAATAACATGAGTTCCGCGAAAGTGGTTCCCTCCGGGAGGAAAAAAATTCAAGTCATCAGTGAACAGTTATCAGTCATTTTAATCAGCGCCGACTAACGTCGAGCGGCTACGGGTTTATTGCCATTCGGCGCAGAGGAGTTCGGCTTGCATCAGGACGGTTTTGACGGCTTCATCCTGAAGGTCGGGCGGATAGCCGTATTTTTTCAGGATGCGTTTGACCAACACCCGGATTTTGGCGCGGGCACTCTCGCGGAGGGTCCAGTCAATCGTGACGCTCTGGCGGACTTTGGTGATGAGTTCGGCGGCGATGACCTTCAATTTGTCATCGCCCATGGCCTGCACGGCGGAGGCGTTGGCGGCCAGGGCGTCGTAAAAGGCGACTTCATCGTTGGTCAGGCCGAGGTCTTCGCCGCGCCGGGTGGCGGCATCGAGTTCCCTGGCCAGCTTGATGAGTTCCTCGATAACTTCCTGGGTGGCGATGGCGCGGTTGTGGTAGGCGTTGAGTGTCTGCTTGAGTTTCTCGCTGAAAAGCCGGGCCTGCACCAGGTTATGTTTGGAACGCACCTTGAGTTCGTCCTTGAGCAGTTTTTCCAACAGTTCGGCGGCGACGTTCTTGTGCTTGAGGCCGCGCACTTCGGCGAGGAACCGCTCATCCAGAATACTGAGGTCCGGCTGCCTGAGCCCGGCGGCGGTAAAGACGTCAATCACCTGCCCCTCGGTGGTGATGGCCTTGGACACAAGCTGGCGGATGGCGGCGTCCATCTGCTCGGGGGTCTTGCGGCTGCCGCCCGCCTGTTTGTTCAGCGCGGATTGGAGGGCCTGGAAAAAGGAGATGTCATCGCGAATCCGGGCGGCTTCATCGCTGGCGGCGCACAGGGCAAAGGCGCGGGAAATTTCAGTGACAACCTGTCCGAAGCGTTGCTTGCCATCCGACTGCTCCAAAATATGCTGTTGCCCGGCGGGCAGCAGGGCGAGCCGTTCGGCGGGTTTGCCGGTGGTCCATTTCTGCCAGCCAAATCCATGGAGCAGGTCGCAGGCAATGCCGTATTTCTCCAGCAACACCGCAATGGCCTGCCGGGTGTCATAGGTGGGATCGCCTTTGCCGCCGCTCTCGGTATAGGTGGCCAGGGCTTTCTTAAGCTGGTCCGCCAAGCCCAGGTAATCCACCACGAGGCCGCCGGGCTTGTCATGAAACACCCGGTTCACGCGGGCAATGGCCTGCATGAGGCCGTGGCCCTGCATGGGCTTGTCGGCATACATGGTGTGCAGGCAGGGGGCGTCGAAACCGGTCAGCCACATGTCGCGCACAATGACGATGCGGAACGGGTCCTGGCTGTCCTTGAAGCGGTTGGCCAGCTTGCGGCGCTTGTCCTTGTTGCGGATGTGCGGCTGCCAGGCGGGACCGTCCTCGGCGCTGCCGGTCATCACCACTTTCAGCACGCAGCCTTTGCCGGCCTCAGTGGTTTCATCGTCGTCCTTGGCGCTGGCCCAGCCGGGGCGGAGCTTGAGGATGGCGTCATGCAGTGCCACGCAGACGCGGCGGCTCATGCAGACAATCATCGCCTTGCCGTCCATGGCTTCAAGGCGGCGTTCGTAATGGGCCACCAGGTCGGCGGCGATGAGCGCGAGGCGTTTCGGATCGCCGACCAGCGCCTCCAACGCGGCCCACTTGGTTTTGAGCCGCTCCTTGCGCGTGAGTTCCTCGCCCTCGGTAATTTCCTCAAATTCCTCGTCAATTTGGGGGAGCACAGCGGCGTTCAAGGCCAGCTTGGCGATGCGGCTCTCGTAATAGATCGGCACGGTGGCCTTGTCCGCCACCGCCCGCTGGATGTCGTAAATGCTGATGTAATCGCCAAAGATGGCCCGCGTGTTGGCATCGGTCTTCTCGATGGGCGTGCCGGTGAAACCGATAAAGGAGGCGTTGGGCAGCGCGTCCCGCATGTGCCGGGCGAGACCGTCAATGAGATCGTATTGGCTGCGGTGGGCCTCATCGGCGATGACGATGATGTTCTGGCGCTCACTGAGAGGCGGGAGCTTCCCCGTTTTGGTAGCAGACGACGTGAGGAGACTCTGATTAGTTTGAGCCTCGTGACCTCGTCTCCTACCAGCGTCAGGCGGGAAAAACTTTTGAATCGTGGTGAAAATCACCCCGCCGCTGGCGCAATTCAGCAGCTCCCGTAAATGCTCCCGATCCGCCGCTTGAATCGGCATCTGGCTGAGCGTTTCGTGGCAGCGCTGGAACTGGCCGAAAAGCTGGTCGTCCAGATCGTTGCGGTCGGTCAGCACCACCAGGGTCGGGTTTTGCATCACCGGCTCGCGGATCACGCGGGCGGCGTAGAACAGCATGGAGTAGCTTTTGCCGCTGCCTTGCGTGTGCCAGACCACGCCCGCACGGCGGTCCCCCGCATTGCCGCCGTGCATGCGCCCCGCCCAATAGCCGCCCGCAGTTTCGCCCAGGGCACCCTCCACCGCCATGCCGCTGGCCCGCACGGTTTCCTCCACCGCCGCGTTCACCGCGTGGAACTGGTGGTAGCCCGCGATGATCTTGTGCAGCGCGCCGGAGTCCGGGTCTTCCTCGAAGACGATGAAATGTAACAGCAGCTTGAGAAAACGTTCCTTCTCGAAGACACCGTGGACCAATGTCTGGAGTTCGAGCGTGGCCGTGGGTCGTGGTAGCTGCTGTCCCTCATCCCCGGCCCTTCTCCCAGCGGGAGAAGGGAGTGCCGCGGCGTCAATTTCCCGCCAGACCTTGAACCATTCCTGGTTGGCGGTGAGGGAACCGATGCGGGCCTGCAACCCATCGCTGACCACCAGCACGGCGTTGTAATGCAGCAACAAGGGAATCTCCGCCTGATAGGTTTGCAGTTGCGCGTAGGCGCTCCAGATGGTCGCGTCCTCATCGGCGGCGTTCTTCAACTCGATCAAGGCCAGCGGCAGCCCGTTCACGAACACCACGATGTCTGGCCGCCGATTGTGCTGCCCCTCGATCACAGTGAACTGGTTCACCGCCAGCCAGTCATTTGCGGCGGGGTCATCGTAATTGACGAGCTGGACATGGGCTCCGGCGATGCTGCCATCGGGGCGGGGATATTCCACTGGCACACCATCGCGCAGCATCCGGTGAAAGGCGCGATTGGTCTGGGTGAGGGACGGCGTCGCCACGCGCAACACTTTGCGCAGCGCCTCTTCCTGCGCTGTTTCGGGAATCTTCGGATTGAAACGTTGGATCGCCTGACGCAAGCGCCCAGCCAAGACCACGTCGCCAAACGAATCCCGTTCCGCCGCCGCTTCACCGGGCGCGAGATGCGGCCCGTGCCCGACCGCATAGCCCAACTCCTCGAACCATTCGAGGGCGGCGTCTTCGACGATGGATTCGTTGAGGCTCATGGCGCAGGTGGATCAAGTTGCCAACACTTCTGATAGTTTGGCCCGTCTGACTTCGGTTGCGCCTCG is from Verrucomicrobiota bacterium and encodes:
- a CDS encoding type I restriction endonuclease subunit R; the protein is MSLNESIVEDAALEWFEELGYAVGHGPHLAPGEAAAERDSFGDVVLAGRLRQAIQRFNPKIPETAQEEALRKVLRVATPSLTQTNRAFHRMLRDGVPVEYPRPDGSIAGAHVQLVNYDDPAANDWLAVNQFTVIEGQHNRRPDIVVFVNGLPLALIELKNAADEDATIWSAYAQLQTYQAEIPLLLHYNAVLVVSDGLQARIGSLTANQEWFKVWREIDAAALPSPAGRRAGDEGQQLPRPTATLELQTLVHGVFEKERFLKLLLHFIVFEEDPDSGALHKIIAGYHQFHAVNAAVEETVRASGMAVEGALGETAGGYWAGRMHGGNAGDRRAGVVWHTQGSGKSYSMLFYAARVIREPVMQNPTLVVLTDRNDLDDQLFGQFQRCHETLSQMPIQAADREHLRELLNCASGGVIFTTIQKFFPPDAGRRRGHEAQTNQSLLTSSATKTGKLPPLSERQNIIVIADEAHRSQYDLIDGLARHMRDALPNASFIGFTGTPIEKTDANTRAIFGDYISIYDIQRAVADKATVPIYYESRIAKLALNAAVLPQIDEEFEEITEGEELTRKERLKTKWAALEALVGDPKRLALIAADLVAHYERRLEAMDGKAMIVCMSRRVCVALHDAILKLRPGWASAKDDDETTEAGKGCVLKVVMTGSAEDGPAWQPHIRNKDKRRKLANRFKDSQDPFRIVIVRDMWLTGFDAPCLHTMYADKPMQGHGLMQAIARVNRVFHDKPGGLVVDYLGLADQLKKALATYTESGGKGDPTYDTRQAIAVLLEKYGIACDLLHGFGWQKWTTGKPAERLALLPAGQQHILEQSDGKQRFGQVVTEISRAFALCAASDEAARIRDDISFFQALQSALNKQAGGSRKTPEQMDAAIRQLVSKAITTEGQVIDVFTAAGLRQPDLSILDERFLAEVRGLKHKNVAAELLEKLLKDELKVRSKHNLVQARLFSEKLKQTLNAYHNRAIATQEVIEELIKLARELDAATRRGEDLGLTNDEVAFYDALAANASAVQAMGDDKLKVIAAELITKVRQSVTIDWTLRESARAKIRVLVKRILKKYGYPPDLQDEAVKTVLMQAELLCAEWQ